The proteins below come from a single Chryseobacterium nepalense genomic window:
- a CDS encoding porin → MKRKLSLLAFVMLGAVSTLQAQEETKNPLKISGYAEVYYQYDFNNPENNTRPGFVYSHNRNNEVNLNLGFVKANYETEKFRANIALGAGTYMNANYAAEPGVLKNIYEANIGVKISKNKNLWIDAGVMPSHIGFESAVSKDCFTLTRSILADNSPYFESGAKISYTSDSGKWFLSGLVLNGWQRIQRVDGNSTVAFGHQITFKPNEKITLNSSSFIGNDKPDSIRQMRYFHNLYGSFQISQKFAFIAGFDIGAEQKAKGSEQYNVWYSPVLIAKYAPTQKLSFAVRGEYYSDEKGVIIATGTENGFKTFGYSFNADYWILPNLVWRTELKNLSSKDDIFLNRDNILKSNSPSVATSLAVSF, encoded by the coding sequence ATGAAAAGAAAATTATCATTACTTGCATTTGTAATGCTTGGTGCAGTTTCTACACTGCAAGCTCAGGAAGAAACTAAAAATCCTTTAAAAATCTCCGGTTATGCAGAAGTATATTACCAGTATGATTTCAATAATCCTGAGAACAATACAAGACCCGGATTCGTGTATAGTCACAACAGGAACAATGAGGTAAACCTTAATTTAGGATTTGTAAAAGCCAATTATGAAACTGAAAAGTTCAGAGCCAATATTGCTTTAGGCGCAGGAACTTATATGAATGCCAATTACGCAGCAGAACCCGGCGTTTTAAAAAATATTTATGAAGCGAACATAGGGGTAAAAATATCAAAAAACAAAAACCTATGGATTGATGCGGGTGTAATGCCATCACACATTGGTTTTGAAAGTGCGGTCAGCAAAGACTGCTTTACTTTGACAAGAAGTATTTTGGCAGATAACTCGCCTTATTTTGAAAGCGGTGCAAAAATCTCTTACACCAGTGACAGCGGAAAATGGTTTTTGAGCGGACTGGTTCTGAACGGATGGCAGAGGATCCAGCGTGTAGACGGAAATTCCACGGTTGCCTTCGGACATCAAATAACTTTTAAACCTAATGAAAAGATTACTTTAAACAGCAGCTCTTTCATAGGCAATGATAAACCTGACAGCATCAGACAAATGAGATATTTCCACAATCTTTACGGAAGTTTCCAGATCAGTCAAAAGTTTGCCTTTATCGCAGGTTTTGATATCGGTGCAGAACAGAAAGCTAAAGGAAGTGAGCAGTACAATGTTTGGTACTCTCCTGTCCTGATTGCCAAATATGCTCCAACACAAAAACTAAGCTTTGCTGTAAGAGGCGAATATTACAGCGACGAAAAAGGCGTTATCATTGCAACGGGAACAGAAAACGGATTCAAAACTTTCGGATATTCTTTCAATGCAGATTACTGGATTCTCCCTAATCTTGTCTGGAGAACAGAACTTAAGAATTTAAGCAGTAAAGATGACATCTTTTTGAACCGAGACAACATTCTGAAATCAAACAGCCCATCTGTAGCAACCTCATTGGCGGTAAGCTTTTAA
- a CDS encoding pyocin knob domain-containing protein, with the protein MIAPEYFNNHIAVEGEIIVKGVPNDTGFVLVWNPLTKKISKRTHAEIVSDLSLMTTNTSQDVGGRKVFYVSGNSNPEDTTLWTYGTGGAKAGIVFYSSGMDAGKINFDGYFHFKNFNDTGYKGIVASEFRKANSDDGKVLLGGGGEKSISDFSVNSHTHDYLFKDGSYLADVHGLFENNKFKFITRVDQSSANLFPSKLNSNSILSIASHDGDYGNLLGFNSENQMFVKSISGGNWSGWEQIAYKSWVASQLNNLTGNYVPFNGASQNIDLNSKNISNVGHFQNSGSIISNNIALSAFAGSYGGYQSNPLIKIGARPGNMMTFTVKLYNYPHFFYEFQVNIYNYLGDVYEPTVTWKAGDSAHIDRIEFYKDPATGVFYIRPIIEVAYSRIAITDVQAYGGDDTFLSSSWDVVWGGDVTPLLLQYTILSTNFNGDSRVVNTHKEQLINARKDFNGATGNDYLGAALQLRGNGPANTIFPTIAFHQSGLYAGTVSYRGDAQGFYFTDVNGSGFENITARAFYKYGSDNGKVLLGGGDHKSLSDFWTPNNFNPNNYIPSSHPVYGITSAEINDWRDFGGYLDNRNIQPAHLETQKLQMGFTNWFNNGDQASHYADYLHFGGYQDSSGGNQNLIMFSKAGPGIRQFQGSPQGVSPYKSYVDYWHTGNFTQSEIDRWNSVAANSSNFVSLHTEQTIISKKTFAGGDGNGYSGAPLMVNGNGNTNLVYPTISFHQPGLYAATVSYRGNGFYFMDINGNNFDYVRAAGYIKDGSDNNYVLLGGGGHKAVSDFLTSSNLNDYLPNAGGTMTGMINFGNNVGGIMGQVGDNDYWRVYGNTAGSNQGYLEIATGDDGNEPIYVRQYGGLFTSLIRTATLLDESGNTNFPGTVYSQGFIKANSDNSLILLGGGGHKAISDFALSSQLGSYVTSNTTQTIDATKTIGFQNTIYSGWDRSSVANPQMGPFSLLNLALQGAYPLYGDEEFRYGANGIGVYNNYGNGTVSMTREAASDLPNRSGMQLRFNYNGNGATPGLGGFILGFNARANAVFIQKFMAKLPIGYSFNNAENYMGDHASVSWLTPRSGTGKWETYVRAVICGTGTSFGNGGHVYVDGPDTAMEFTLAFAEVYEVNSSVFSRIKETFYAKNETIDFNESVDPLITAGAGSWIQRVLLKRGWDGSYGDFIQLKVPGSGGNSASLIIDQNGGLRSNYGYFYSDNLIGAQVFNPQKETLYLGNPSLPHMVLQTNTNVHFDYEGAGSIYTFNIKGVYLDRNINFNLDNSGINFFEGGKIYKKAGGGVYINRGSNGIDPRIENVDGSESWMILHEGNYNPFKNLRHVSALEDVSESGIYRQEGPTSGYSFTTTLNLNSSDGRQQLTIERGGGGMKFRGSYYGSGNQGWSDWKDVIHSGNISSYMNGYGFISQSGLNSQLSGYATLAGVQTFTNTNTFAQSPVIPNGTLGAHAVNLNQLNGKANALENATGIGFSSGNYPSADGSQYPYIYFNNGGTQAYIALATQAYLQNNFLSTPDGTSVMIPGSDLNSYFKTGFYRGSGLANAPMNNGGWWYVAVETHDSTWVKQTATSYGSGNTPNITYQRTMVGGRWTAWVQIWTTADFTVSNIQQWNYAYQYGLKLNEEFTVLQNTGLVLADNYFGGESGIIDNQTTRLLAAKQNEYYFYGSGYDNFDGLNFECKYSLFGMGMPSNGKDKLVVKGSVKALNNFKSDKERPDTLFIPNGEIADLRDEIINDESEYAIRLDPHEYEIDQSGYLELNDRNRLIHIIGEYSKDLMVVNLREIYPKQQIVIYNFDHTGNGMEVRIQGNKVYNIESRCFLRLYVTNSLRVIAERLQPCDMIW; encoded by the coding sequence ATGATCGCACCGGAATATTTTAACAATCACATCGCTGTAGAAGGCGAAATTATCGTGAAAGGAGTTCCGAACGATACAGGTTTTGTATTGGTATGGAACCCTCTAACGAAAAAGATAAGCAAAAGGACACATGCAGAAATAGTTTCTGATTTAAGTCTCATGACTACCAATACTTCACAGGACGTCGGTGGCAGGAAAGTATTCTATGTTTCCGGAAATTCCAATCCGGAAGATACTACATTGTGGACTTATGGAACCGGTGGCGCAAAAGCAGGAATTGTGTTCTACAGCTCCGGAATGGATGCTGGAAAGATCAATTTTGACGGATATTTTCATTTTAAAAATTTTAATGATACAGGATATAAAGGCATCGTTGCATCTGAATTCAGAAAAGCAAATTCCGATGATGGCAAAGTTCTTTTGGGAGGTGGTGGAGAAAAATCAATTTCAGACTTCTCCGTAAACAGTCATACGCATGATTATCTATTTAAAGACGGATCATATCTGGCAGATGTTCACGGGTTATTTGAAAATAATAAGTTTAAATTTATTACCCGGGTTGATCAAAGTTCGGCAAATTTATTTCCCAGTAAACTAAATTCAAACTCAATACTCAGTATCGCATCACATGATGGAGACTATGGAAACCTGTTGGGCTTTAATAGTGAAAACCAGATGTTTGTAAAGTCAATTAGTGGCGGAAACTGGAGCGGTTGGGAACAAATAGCGTATAAAAGCTGGGTTGCATCACAATTAAATAATTTAACAGGTAATTATGTGCCTTTTAACGGGGCTTCACAAAACATCGATCTTAATTCTAAAAATATCTCAAATGTAGGACACTTTCAAAACTCCGGGTCAATAATTAGCAATAATATTGCCTTATCCGCATTTGCAGGCTCTTATGGAGGATATCAGTCGAATCCTTTGATTAAAATTGGAGCGAGGCCTGGAAATATGATGACTTTTACTGTAAAACTGTATAATTATCCGCATTTTTTCTATGAGTTTCAAGTTAATATTTATAATTATTTAGGAGATGTTTATGAGCCTACGGTTACCTGGAAAGCAGGTGATTCTGCACACATAGATAGAATAGAGTTTTATAAAGATCCTGCTACGGGGGTTTTCTATATAAGACCCATTATTGAGGTTGCTTATTCCAGAATAGCAATTACAGATGTACAGGCATATGGGGGAGACGACACATTTTTGTCTTCCAGCTGGGATGTTGTTTGGGGAGGCGATGTTACACCACTGCTTCTCCAATATACAATATTAAGTACTAATTTTAATGGAGATTCGAGAGTCGTAAATACTCATAAAGAACAGCTTATTAATGCAAGAAAGGACTTTAACGGAGCTACCGGAAATGACTATCTGGGAGCCGCTCTGCAGCTGAGGGGTAATGGTCCTGCAAATACGATATTCCCAACAATTGCTTTTCATCAATCTGGTTTGTATGCCGGGACTGTTAGTTACAGAGGTGATGCTCAGGGATTTTATTTTACGGATGTTAATGGCAGCGGCTTTGAAAATATTACCGCAAGAGCATTCTATAAATATGGTTCTGATAATGGTAAGGTTCTTTTAGGAGGCGGAGATCATAAGTCTTTATCAGATTTCTGGACTCCGAATAATTTTAATCCTAATAACTATATCCCAAGCTCACATCCCGTTTACGGAATCACTTCTGCTGAAATCAATGACTGGCGGGATTTTGGAGGATACTTGGATAACAGGAATATTCAGCCGGCACATCTGGAAACTCAAAAATTACAGATGGGCTTTACAAACTGGTTTAATAATGGCGATCAGGCTAGTCATTATGCTGATTACCTGCATTTTGGAGGATATCAGGATTCTTCCGGCGGAAATCAGAACCTAATTATGTTTAGCAAAGCAGGACCTGGAATAAGACAGTTTCAGGGAAGTCCGCAGGGAGTTTCGCCATATAAGTCATATGTTGACTACTGGCATACCGGAAATTTTACACAATCAGAAATTGACAGATGGAACAGTGTAGCGGCAAATTCCAGTAATTTTGTCAGTCTTCATACAGAACAGACCATAATTTCCAAGAAAACTTTTGCCGGAGGAGATGGTAACGGCTATTCAGGTGCTCCTTTAATGGTGAACGGAAACGGCAATACCAATTTGGTTTATCCAACAATATCATTCCATCAGCCCGGACTGTATGCCGCAACAGTAAGCTACAGAGGTAATGGTTTTTACTTTATGGACATCAATGGAAATAATTTTGATTATGTAAGGGCTGCAGGATATATAAAAGACGGATCTGATAATAATTATGTGCTCCTTGGCGGAGGCGGCCACAAAGCGGTTTCAGATTTTTTAACCTCATCTAACTTAAATGATTACTTACCAAATGCTGGCGGGACAATGACCGGCATGATCAATTTCGGAAACAATGTGGGCGGAATTATGGGGCAGGTTGGTGATAATGATTACTGGCGGGTGTATGGCAATACAGCAGGATCAAATCAGGGCTATCTGGAAATAGCAACGGGTGATGATGGTAACGAACCGATTTATGTACGTCAGTACGGTGGCCTTTTTACGAGTCTCATAAGAACAGCCACCCTTCTTGATGAAAGCGGAAATACAAATTTCCCGGGTACTGTTTATTCTCAGGGATTTATAAAAGCCAATTCCGATAATTCATTAATCTTGTTGGGAGGAGGAGGCCATAAGGCTATTTCGGATTTTGCACTGTCTTCTCAGTTAGGAAGTTATGTTACGTCCAATACTACCCAAACCATTGATGCCACCAAAACGATAGGTTTTCAGAATACCATCTATTCGGGATGGGACAGATCATCGGTAGCCAATCCGCAGATGGGGCCTTTTTCGTTGCTTAATCTTGCATTGCAGGGAGCTTATCCTTTATATGGAGATGAAGAATTCAGATATGGCGCAAATGGAATAGGAGTTTATAATAATTATGGCAACGGTACAGTTTCCATGACCAGGGAAGCCGCATCTGATCTGCCAAACAGGTCAGGAATGCAGCTGAGGTTTAATTATAATGGTAATGGAGCTACGCCGGGGTTGGGTGGATTTATATTAGGGTTTAATGCCAGAGCCAATGCTGTGTTTATCCAGAAGTTTATGGCTAAACTGCCTATAGGCTATTCATTTAACAATGCCGAAAACTATATGGGCGATCATGCTTCAGTTAGCTGGCTGACTCCAAGATCCGGAACGGGAAAATGGGAAACCTATGTAAGAGCTGTTATATGTGGTACAGGAACCAGTTTTGGAAATGGAGGTCATGTATATGTTGATGGCCCGGATACGGCAATGGAATTTACTTTGGCTTTTGCTGAAGTGTATGAAGTAAACAGCTCTGTCTTTTCCAGAATAAAAGAAACATTCTATGCTAAAAATGAAACGATTGATTTTAATGAATCTGTTGATCCTTTAATTACCGCAGGAGCCGGTTCATGGATCCAGAGAGTTCTTCTAAAAAGAGGGTGGGATGGATCATATGGTGATTTTATTCAATTAAAAGTTCCGGGTTCAGGAGGTAATTCGGCATCATTAATAATAGATCAGAATGGTGGCCTCAGATCTAATTACGGATATTTTTATAGCGATAATTTAATTGGAGCACAGGTATTCAATCCTCAGAAAGAGACTCTTTATCTGGGTAACCCATCGCTGCCGCATATGGTATTACAGACCAATACCAATGTTCATTTTGATTATGAAGGAGCCGGCAGCATTTATACATTTAATATAAAAGGAGTTTATCTGGACAGGAATATTAATTTTAATCTTGATAATTCCGGAATCAATTTTTTTGAAGGGGGTAAGATCTACAAAAAAGCAGGTGGCGGAGTCTATATTAACAGAGGAAGCAACGGCATAGATCCAAGGATAGAAAATGTAGATGGGTCTGAATCCTGGATGATATTGCATGAAGGAAATTATAATCCTTTTAAGAATTTAAGACATGTATCTGCTTTAGAAGATGTTTCAGAATCAGGAATCTACAGGCAGGAAGGTCCTACTTCCGGATATAGTTTCACAACAACTCTAAACCTAAACTCTTCGGACGGAAGACAACAGCTGACTATTGAAAGAGGTGGCGGAGGAATGAAGTTCAGAGGTTCTTATTACGGTTCCGGAAATCAGGGATGGAGCGATTGGAAAGACGTTATTCATTCAGGAAATATTAGTTCTTATATGAATGGCTATGGGTTTATAAGCCAGTCAGGTTTAAATTCCCAGCTTTCAGGATATGCTACTTTAGCAGGCGTACAGACATTTACCAATACCAATACTTTCGCTCAAAGTCCGGTAATTCCTAACGGTACTTTAGGAGCTCATGCAGTTAATTTAAATCAGCTGAACGGGAAAGCCAATGCGCTGGAAAATGCTACAGGAATAGGTTTTTCATCAGGTAATTATCCATCTGCAGACGGTTCGCAATATCCCTACATCTACTTTAATAATGGAGGAACGCAGGCTTATATCGCATTGGCAACACAAGCCTATTTGCAGAACAATTTTTTAAGTACTCCGGATGGTACCTCTGTGATGATTCCCGGTTCGGATTTAAACAGCTACTTTAAAACAGGCTTTTACAGAGGTTCCGGATTGGCCAATGCACCTATGAATAACGGCGGATGGTGGTATGTGGCAGTTGAAACCCACGACAGTACCTGGGTAAAGCAAACCGCTACTTCATACGGTTCAGGAAACACTCCTAATATTACGTATCAAAGGACGATGGTGGGAGGAAGGTGGACTGCATGGGTACAGATCTGGACTACCGCAGATTTTACAGTTTCTAATATTCAGCAGTGGAATTATGCTTATCAATACGGATTAAAGCTGAATGAAGAATTTACAGTGCTCCAAAATACAGGTTTGGTACTGGCAGATAATTATTTTGGCGGAGAATCCGGGATTATCGACAATCAGACAACAAGGCTTCTTGCTGCGAAACAGAATGAATACTATTTTTATGGCTCCGGTTATGATAATTTTGATGGCCTGAATTTCGAATGTAAATACAGCCTTTTCGGAATGGGAATGCCATCTAACGGCAAAGATAAACTCGTTGTAAAAGGATCCGTAAAAGCTTTAAATAATTTTAAATCGGATAAAGAAAGACCGGATACACTTTTTATTCCTAATGGTGAGATCGCAGATTTAAGGGACGAAATTATCAATGATGAATCAGAATACGCCATAAGATTAGATCCTCATGAATACGAAATTGACCAGTCAGGATATCTGGAATTAAATGATAGAAACAGGTTGATCCATATTATTGGTGAATATTCTAAAGACCTGATGGTCGTAAACCTGAGGGAAATCTATCCGAAACAACAAATTGTCATTTATAATTTTGACCATACAGGAAACGGTATGGAAGTAAGAATTCAGGGAAATAAAGTGTATAATATTGAATCACGCTGCTTCCTTAGATTATATGTCACTAATTCATTGAGAGTGATTGCAGAACGCCTGCAGCCTTGTGACATGATCTGGTAA
- a CDS encoding HAMP domain-containing sensor histidine kinase: MKIKTKLNIGVGVLFVMIVVLSVLSVWNITKLKKDTNNILVANYNTLEYSRNMLLALEEINSDPLAFEVFEKHLEKQKKNVTEPGEKETTEKIITHFASLKNNPENTSLQSSIRKDLTELMQLNMSAIQHKSSVADDTARDAITVISVVGMICFLLAFILMVNLPSNIADPVRQLTASIRQIANQNYKERVHFEGSSEFSELANSFNTMAEKLQEYSESRLDKILKGKKRIETLIDNMQDPVIGIDENKRVLFVNNEALSITGLQKESFVGQLIQDVAINNDLVRNIIKDLLYPDESRDLESMKIYAHGKESYFEKNIIDINIVPTGEQDSQFIGQVIMLHNITPFKELDLAKTNFIGTVSHEFKTPISSIKMGLQLLENEKIGSLNDDQKNLVNGINEDTNRLLKITGELLNIAQVESGSMKLNIAPSKISDIIKYAVEANKAAAEQKNITLNIKTDEGPELVKADSEKTSWVLNNLISNAIRYSYQNSEIIIKVQEVNHHIVFSVKDTGQGIEPKYVNRIFDRYFRIPGSKKEGTGLGLSISKELIESQGGNIEVESEYGAGSTFRFTLEKI, encoded by the coding sequence ATGAAAATTAAAACAAAACTCAATATCGGTGTTGGCGTTTTATTTGTGATGATTGTCGTGCTTTCTGTATTAAGCGTATGGAATATCACAAAACTGAAAAAAGACACCAATAATATTCTTGTTGCGAATTACAATACGCTGGAATATTCCCGGAATATGCTGCTGGCTCTGGAGGAAATCAATTCGGACCCGTTGGCTTTCGAGGTGTTTGAAAAGCATCTGGAAAAGCAGAAAAAAAACGTAACGGAGCCGGGAGAGAAAGAAACTACGGAGAAAATAATCACGCATTTTGCAAGCCTTAAAAATAATCCGGAAAATACCAGCCTGCAGTCTTCCATCAGGAAAGACCTTACGGAACTGATGCAGCTTAATATGTCTGCCATTCAGCACAAAAGCAGCGTTGCGGATGATACTGCCCGTGATGCCATTACCGTTATTTCCGTGGTGGGAATGATCTGCTTTTTACTGGCATTTATTTTAATGGTAAATCTTCCTTCCAATATTGCGGACCCTGTACGCCAGCTTACGGCAAGTATCAGACAAATTGCGAATCAGAATTATAAGGAAAGAGTACACTTTGAAGGCAGCAGCGAATTTAGTGAACTCGCAAATTCTTTCAATACCATGGCTGAAAAGCTTCAGGAATATTCCGAAAGCAGGCTGGATAAAATTTTAAAAGGTAAAAAACGTATTGAAACGCTGATCGATAATATGCAGGATCCTGTAATTGGTATTGATGAAAATAAAAGAGTGTTGTTTGTAAACAATGAGGCATTAAGCATTACCGGACTTCAGAAAGAAAGCTTCGTAGGACAATTGATTCAGGACGTGGCGATCAACAATGACCTGGTGCGAAATATCATCAAAGATCTCCTGTATCCTGATGAAAGCAGGGACCTTGAATCGATGAAAATCTATGCTCATGGAAAAGAAAGCTATTTTGAAAAGAACATCATCGATATTAATATTGTCCCAACCGGTGAACAGGACAGCCAGTTTATCGGGCAGGTAATTATGCTTCATAACATTACGCCTTTTAAAGAGCTGGATCTTGCAAAAACCAATTTTATAGGAACCGTTTCACATGAATTTAAAACACCTATTTCATCTATCAAAATGGGATTACAGCTTCTGGAAAATGAAAAAATAGGCAGCCTGAATGACGATCAGAAAAATCTTGTGAACGGGATCAATGAAGATACCAACAGGCTTCTGAAAATCACCGGAGAACTATTGAACATTGCCCAGGTTGAAAGCGGCTCGATGAAATTAAATATTGCTCCGTCCAAAATATCAGACATTATAAAATATGCTGTGGAAGCGAATAAGGCTGCAGCAGAGCAAAAAAATATCACTCTTAACATTAAAACCGACGAAGGACCTGAACTGGTAAAGGCCGACAGTGAAAAAACCTCATGGGTTCTTAATAATCTGATTTCTAATGCCATACGGTATTCTTATCAGAATTCAGAAATTATTATTAAAGTTCAGGAAGTGAATCATCATATTGTTTTTTCAGTGAAGGATACGGGACAAGGCATTGAACCAAAATATGTTAACAGGATATTTGACCGTTATTTCAGGATTCCGGGCAGTAAAAAAGAAGGTACGGGTTTGGGGCTAAGCATCAGTAAAGAGCTGATAGAATCTCAGGGCGGCAATATAGAAGTTGAGAGCGAATACGGCGCCGGAAGTACCTTCAGGTTTACGCTTGAAAAGATTTAA
- a CDS encoding sensor protein KdpD, translated as MNKNSAQDFLDLIKKSRRGKFKIYIGMSAGVGKTYRMLQEAHALLENGIDVKIGYIETHHRKETHALLEGLPIIPRRKLFYRGKELEELDVQAVLNLRPEVVIVDELAHTNIEGSKNEKRWQDVVEILDAGINVISAVNIQHIESLNEEVKEITDIEVKERIPDSILSQADEVVNIDLTAEELINRLKAGKIYDKTKINAALNNFFRAESILQLRELALKEVASQVTRKVESEITIHKSLKKEKFLACISSNEKTAKNVIRKTARLANYYNSQWYLLYVQVPSESSDKIALDKQRHLINNFKLATELGAEIIKVEDTKIAHAVMTQCEERNITTVCIGKPHLNLWKIILATDTFNTLLNKLSRENIDLVILS; from the coding sequence ATGAATAAAAATTCTGCACAGGATTTCCTTGACCTGATCAAAAAATCAAGACGGGGAAAATTTAAAATCTACATCGGAATGAGCGCCGGTGTAGGAAAAACCTATCGTATGCTGCAGGAGGCTCACGCTCTTCTGGAAAACGGAATTGATGTGAAAATCGGCTATATTGAAACCCATCATCGTAAAGAAACACATGCTTTATTAGAAGGATTGCCTATTATTCCAAGACGGAAATTATTTTACAGGGGTAAAGAGCTTGAAGAGCTTGATGTTCAGGCAGTTTTAAATCTCCGCCCCGAAGTAGTAATTGTAGACGAGCTTGCGCACACCAACATTGAAGGCAGCAAAAACGAAAAACGTTGGCAGGATGTCGTTGAGATTTTAGATGCGGGAATCAACGTGATTTCTGCGGTCAACATTCAGCATATTGAAAGCCTTAATGAAGAAGTAAAGGAGATCACCGATATCGAGGTAAAGGAAAGAATTCCTGATTCCATTCTTTCTCAGGCAGATGAGGTGGTAAATATCGATCTTACCGCTGAAGAACTCATCAACCGTCTGAAAGCAGGAAAAATTTATGACAAAACGAAAATTAACGCAGCATTAAATAATTTTTTCAGGGCAGAAAGTATTTTACAGCTTAGGGAACTTGCCTTAAAAGAAGTTGCATCACAGGTAACGAGAAAAGTAGAATCTGAAATAACGATTCATAAATCGTTGAAAAAGGAAAAATTTCTGGCCTGCATCAGCTCGAATGAAAAAACGGCAAAGAATGTGATCCGAAAAACAGCAAGACTGGCAAATTATTACAACAGCCAATGGTATCTTTTGTATGTTCAGGTTCCGAGTGAAAGTTCGGATAAAATTGCATTAGACAAGCAGCGGCATTTAATTAATAACTTTAAATTAGCCACAGAATTGGGTGCGGAAATTATAAAAGTGGAAGATACCAAAATAGCACATGCTGTCATGACACAGTGCGAAGAAAGAAATATCACCACAGTCTGTATCGGAAAACCTCATCTGAACCTCTGGAAGATTATTCTGGCAACCGATACTTTCAATACGCTGCTTAATAAACTTTCCCGGGAAAATATAGATTTAGTCATCTTGAGTTAG
- a CDS encoding potassium-transporting ATPase subunit C has protein sequence MKQNILPAIRLTLFCAVFFSGIYTFLIYGIAQAAPNNGKGEIILSEKSNVKSKQSGKASNISPKTSYYYANIGQKFDKDEYFWSRPSAVDYNAAGAGGSNKGPSNPDYLKEVEGRIDNFLKHNPTVKRSEISSDIVTPSGAGLDPNISVQAARVQTQRIADIRKIDINTVNTLIEKNIEPPFLGIFGTEKINVLKLNIALDGLK, from the coding sequence ATGAAACAAAATATATTACCAGCCATCAGATTAACATTATTCTGTGCTGTGTTTTTTTCAGGAATTTATACCTTTTTAATCTACGGAATAGCTCAGGCAGCTCCGAATAACGGAAAAGGAGAAATCATTTTAAGTGAAAAATCAAATGTTAAAAGCAAGCAGTCCGGAAAAGCTTCTAACATCTCACCAAAAACTTCTTACTATTACGCCAATATAGGACAGAAATTCGATAAGGATGAATATTTCTGGTCCAGACCTTCCGCGGTAGATTATAACGCTGCAGGAGCGGGAGGAAGTAATAAAGGACCTTCTAACCCCGATTATCTTAAAGAAGTTGAAGGAAGAATTGATAATTTTCTGAAACACAACCCAACGGTTAAACGGTCTGAAATTTCTTCGGATATCGTTACACCAAGCGGTGCAGGTCTGGACCCGAACATTTCTGTACAGGCTGCCAGAGTTCAGACCCAAAGAATTGCCGACATCAGAAAAATCGACATCAATACGGTAAACACACTTATTGAAAAAAATATCGAGCCTCCTTTCCTTGGAATATTCGGAACTGAAAAAATCAATGTTTTAAAACTCAATATCGCATTAGACGGTTTGAAGTAA